A single window of Fundulus heteroclitus isolate FHET01 unplaced genomic scaffold, MU-UCD_Fhet_4.1 scaffold_41, whole genome shotgun sequence DNA harbors:
- the LOC118560216 gene encoding uncharacterized protein LOC118560216: MTRPREGQATGLEIIGLFNQLWRQRENVSAPCWTNASQTSRGGQPRARGRHEGRRRRGNPASCQADALHSSREGQPPSPTHLFASLHCRPTTFNPAPRHPTAPPPPGKQQPLIGRSAGKAGAYKGNHRMVPRPLQQPQSSHSEMDNWDDQPPLVPSCLRAPHVEESSLWDFFYGDRDDLFPSWTIPAAHATAKACVGAHAPSSTFASAAVSTEAACVHSHVNI; the protein is encoded by the coding sequence ATGACCCGACCAAGAGAGGGCCAGGCAACGGGGCTGGAAATAATCGGGCTGTTTAATCAGCTCTGGAGACAGAGGGAGAATGTCTCCGCGCCGTGCTGGACTAACGCCTCGCAAACTTCCCGCGGGGGTCAGCCACGGGCGCGGGGCAGGCATGAAGGACGGCGAAGAAGAGGAAACCCCGCGTCGTGCCAGGCTGACGCCCTGCATTCCTCCCGCGAGGGCCAGCCACCTTCGCCGACTCATCTTTTTGCTTCCCTTCACTGCCGCCCAACAACCTTCAACCCGGCTCCGAGGCATCCGACCGCACCTCCTCCGCCCGGCAAACAGCAGCCTCTCATCGGCCGGTCTGCAGGGAAAGCAGGGGCGTATAAAGGAAATCACAGGATGGTGCCCAGGCCCCTGCAGCAGCCCCAGTCCAGCCACTCCGAAATGGATAATTGGGATGACCAGCCTCCTTTAGTTCCAAGCTGTCTTAGAGCGCCTCACGTGGAGGAATCCAGTCTGTGGGACTTCTTCTATGGAGACAGAGATGATCTGTTCCCCAGCTGGACCATTCCtgctgcgcacgccacggccaaagcctgcgtgggtgcgcaCGCACCTTCATCGACCTTCGCCTCTGCTGCTGTCTCCACCGAGGCCGCCTGTGTGCATTCTCATGTGAATATTTAA